The Candidatus Lokiarchaeota archaeon genome has a segment encoding these proteins:
- the cas10 gene encoding type III-B CRISPR-associated protein Cas10/Cmr2, protein TEVYVSFGPVQSFISQARTTHDLWTGSYLLSILGREAIRSVLENHPDTKVIRPYLDSETPDHQIALRRVEGIDKRVGTVPNLIEFDANGNPSAIAESAVDGWTTMWNNICKEARTRVESVTSSSSQDAFMPIWERQVNSLWDSYWVIGEYTGLTRRKAIRNFSEDAEHGRKCTICGNREILRPKSTDFDDIKSFWDKLAKNLSGAQIQEEGSERLCGVCLTKRMCPGILHDLVGSNKSPFPSTVSFATLPWRLAIVKSDDANLKNLTKKYLSELKDAGLFQLEGLWKPNDTKKNKRDDYHPLLNYDGDYFLPEQVQPEHLDLPERVCDTLGSTLKSLRQKSEQLGIPNPTPYYAVLSMDGDSIGETLSNNPGSKKCLSKHMSEFAKRAVEIVEDEWGRLIYAGGDDVLAFLPTHTALQTAYQIREAFMEAMDKTGIDNPPTISAGIVFAHYSAPMSSVVSRSHSLLEHVAKEHIAPKNVVSQGRIKKDAFAIETWDRGGTNLHVVKKWESSGRKELRTWTEVLGDVGSRFTKNADVPLTSSFIHSAAESIRKMEWEYDDADTVEELFLVNYLRSRDEKISKLKKDPDGREKAAALISKLVDLTLCWDGDDCTYNPDHLLFAQFLSRGGVY, encoded by the coding sequence GACAGAAGTTTACGTTTCTTTTGGACCCGTACAATCCTTCATTTCGCAGGCACGGACAACCCACGACCTCTGGACAGGCTCTTATCTCCTTTCGATACTCGGAAGAGAAGCAATACGATCCGTGTTGGAAAACCATCCAGATACAAAGGTCATCCGACCATATCTCGATTCTGAAACTCCAGATCATCAAATTGCTTTACGGCGAGTTGAAGGTATTGATAAGCGGGTAGGAACCGTTCCTAATCTCATAGAGTTTGATGCAAACGGCAATCCCTCGGCTATAGCAGAATCCGCCGTTGATGGTTGGACAACGATGTGGAACAACATCTGCAAAGAAGCAAGAACGCGTGTTGAATCTGTTACGTCGAGCTCTTCGCAAGATGCATTCATGCCCATATGGGAAAGGCAGGTGAACTCCTTGTGGGATTCATATTGGGTCATTGGTGAGTACACCGGATTGACCAGAAGGAAAGCTATCCGTAACTTCTCGGAAGACGCAGAACATGGTAGGAAATGTACCATCTGTGGTAACCGGGAAATCCTGAGACCTAAAAGCACTGACTTCGATGACATCAAGAGCTTTTGGGACAAACTTGCGAAGAATCTTAGCGGGGCTCAGATTCAAGAAGAGGGTTCTGAGCGGCTATGTGGGGTCTGTTTGACCAAACGGATGTGTCCTGGCATTCTTCATGACCTCGTAGGAAGCAATAAGAGCCCATTTCCGTCAACCGTTAGCTTTGCAACACTACCTTGGCGACTAGCCATTGTCAAGTCTGATGACGCAAACCTGAAGAATCTGACGAAGAAGTACCTTTCAGAGTTGAAGGATGCAGGTTTATTCCAACTAGAGGGATTATGGAAGCCAAATGACACTAAAAAGAACAAACGTGATGATTATCATCCGCTCCTAAATTATGACGGAGACTACTTCTTACCTGAGCAAGTCCAACCGGAGCACCTCGACCTACCTGAAAGAGTATGTGACACTCTAGGGTCTACATTGAAATCTCTTAGACAGAAATCCGAGCAGCTGGGAATTCCGAATCCCACACCCTACTACGCAGTCCTGTCCATGGATGGAGATAGTATTGGTGAAACCCTTTCGAATAATCCGGGTAGCAAAAAATGCTTGAGTAAACATATGAGTGAATTTGCGAAGAGAGCTGTTGAAATCGTGGAAGATGAATGGGGACGTCTGATATACGCTGGTGGAGATGATGTTCTAGCATTTCTACCCACTCATACTGCTTTACAGACTGCCTATCAGATCAGGGAAGCCTTCATGGAGGCCATGGACAAAACAGGGATTGACAATCCCCCAACAATAAGTGCAGGCATTGTTTTCGCACACTATTCAGCCCCCATGAGCAGCGTTGTCTCACGAAGTCACTCATTACTCGAGCATGTCGCAAAAGAACATATTGCACCGAAAAATGTGGTCTCTCAAGGTCGCATCAAGAAAGATGCCTTTGCCATAGAGACATGGGACAGAGGCGGGACGAATTTGCATGTGGTCAAGAAATGGGAATCATCTGGCCGGAAAGAACTGAGAACGTGGACAGAAGTCCTTGGAGATGTAGGTTCACGCTTTACCAAGAACGCAGACGTGCCACTAACTTCTAGCTTTATCCATTCTGCTGCAGAGTCAATCAGGAAAATGGAGTGGGAGTATGATGATGCTGATACTGTTGAGGAGCTCTTCTTAGTTAACTACCTGAGAAGCAGAGATGAGAAGATTTCGAAATTGAAGAAAGACCCGGACGGACGAGAGAAAGCTGCAGCTCTGATTAGCAAACTGGTGGATCTAACGCTTTGCTGGGATGGCGATGATTGTACCTACAATCCAGACCATCTGCTGTTTGCTCAGTTCTTGTCCAGAGGAGGTGTTTACTAA